The Amycolatopsis viridis genome window below encodes:
- a CDS encoding FecCD family ABC transporter permease yields MTRKVLAAGPVAWTVKPRVIAVVVVAAVLLVLVAAINIGMGSSRIGIWHVLETLLGGGTRRERGIIFDLRLPRTLAGVLVGAALGLSGALFQSVARNPLASPDILGITWGAGVGAVAAIVAGGYRGQVSGTVSAIGVPVAGLLGGLLAGVLLYALSWRRGVDGYRMVLIGIGLWAISYNVVNWLLAAGDVNDAARATTWLVGNLADVGWDSVGPVAIALAVLVPITLVCGRTVGGLQFGDDTARGLGIRVDGARGALLLLAATLAAIATAAAGPITFVALATPQIAMRLAKTAQPPLAGSMVLGALLTVGADLLTRLLLPDLPVGVLTAVLGAPYLIFLFVRSRREARA; encoded by the coding sequence ATGACGCGCAAGGTGCTGGCCGCCGGGCCGGTGGCGTGGACGGTCAAGCCGCGGGTGATCGCGGTCGTGGTTGTCGCGGCGGTGCTGCTGGTGCTCGTCGCCGCGATCAACATCGGGATGGGCAGCTCCCGCATCGGGATCTGGCACGTGCTGGAGACCCTGCTCGGCGGCGGGACCCGGCGGGAACGCGGGATCATCTTCGACCTGCGCCTGCCGCGCACGCTCGCCGGCGTGCTGGTGGGTGCCGCGCTCGGGCTGTCCGGCGCGTTGTTCCAGTCGGTCGCGCGGAACCCGCTGGCCAGCCCGGACATCCTGGGTATTACGTGGGGTGCGGGCGTCGGCGCGGTCGCCGCGATCGTCGCCGGTGGGTACCGCGGCCAGGTCAGCGGCACGGTGAGCGCGATCGGCGTGCCGGTCGCCGGGCTGCTCGGCGGACTGCTGGCGGGGGTGCTGCTGTACGCGTTGTCGTGGCGGCGCGGCGTCGACGGCTACCGCATGGTGCTGATCGGCATCGGGCTGTGGGCGATCAGCTACAACGTCGTGAACTGGCTGCTCGCCGCCGGGGACGTGAACGACGCGGCGCGCGCGACGACGTGGCTGGTCGGCAACCTCGCCGATGTCGGATGGGACTCGGTGGGCCCGGTCGCGATCGCGCTGGCCGTGCTGGTGCCGATCACGCTGGTGTGCGGGCGGACCGTCGGCGGCCTGCAGTTCGGCGATGACACCGCGCGCGGCCTCGGCATCCGGGTCGACGGCGCCCGCGGCGCACTGCTGTTGCTGGCGGCCACGCTCGCCGCGATCGCCACCGCCGCGGCGGGGCCGATCACGTTCGTCGCGCTGGCGACACCGCAGATCGCGATGCGGCTGGCGAAGACCGCGCAACCGCCGCTGGCCGGGTCGATGGTGCTGGGCGCGCTGCTGACCGTGGGCGCGGACCTGCTGACCCGGCTGC
- a CDS encoding FecCD family ABC transporter permease encodes MTVVATARPRTRRQRRVAGIGVLAVLLVLVCAASVALGTKTIPLGEVWTALTHPAGAEPDIIVRSLRVPRTVLGLLVGLAIGVAGALMQGHTRNPLADPGLLGVTHGAALAVVFAVVVLGIDGLYGFIWFGLAGALLASVAVFLLGAVGGGGATPVTLALAGAAVSALLHGLVSAIILGDERGMEIYRFWRIGSIAGRDFAITGQIAPFLVAGLLLALINTPGLNTLALGEDVATALGQRVVRTRVLGVAAITLLTGSAVAACGPIAFLGLVVPHLARAITGPDYRWLVPVAGLLGAVLLLTADVLGRVLTGDDFEVGILLAIIGAPVFIVLVRRRGLSKV; translated from the coding sequence GTGACGGTGGTGGCGACAGCCCGGCCACGGACGCGCAGGCAGCGCCGGGTGGCCGGTATCGGCGTGCTCGCCGTGCTGCTGGTCCTCGTCTGCGCGGCGAGCGTCGCGCTGGGTACGAAAACGATCCCGCTCGGGGAGGTGTGGACGGCGCTCACCCACCCCGCCGGGGCCGAACCGGACATCATCGTCCGGTCGCTGCGGGTGCCGCGCACGGTGCTCGGCCTGCTCGTCGGGCTCGCGATCGGCGTCGCCGGCGCGCTCATGCAGGGCCACACGCGCAACCCGCTCGCCGACCCCGGCCTGCTCGGCGTCACACACGGCGCCGCGCTCGCGGTCGTGTTCGCGGTCGTCGTGCTCGGGATCGACGGGCTCTACGGGTTCATCTGGTTCGGGTTGGCCGGCGCCCTGCTGGCCAGCGTTGCGGTGTTCCTGCTCGGCGCGGTCGGCGGCGGGGGCGCGACGCCGGTGACGCTCGCGCTCGCCGGCGCCGCGGTGAGCGCGCTGCTGCACGGGCTGGTGTCGGCGATCATCCTCGGCGACGAGCGCGGCATGGAGATCTACCGGTTCTGGCGGATCGGGTCGATCGCCGGGCGCGATTTCGCGATCACCGGGCAGATCGCGCCGTTCCTGGTGGCCGGCCTGCTGCTTGCGCTGATCAACACGCCCGGCCTGAACACGCTGGCACTCGGCGAGGACGTCGCGACCGCGCTCGGGCAGCGGGTGGTGCGTACGCGCGTGCTCGGCGTCGCGGCGATCACGCTGCTGACGGGGTCGGCGGTCGCCGCGTGCGGGCCGATCGCGTTCCTCGGGCTCGTCGTGCCGCACCTCGCCCGCGCGATCACCGGCCCGGACTACCGCTGGCTGGTGCCGGTGGCCGGGCTGCTCGGCGCGGTGCTGCTGCTGACGGCCGACGTGCTGGGGCGGGTGCTGACCGGCGACGACTTCGAGGTGGGCATCCTGCTCGCGATCATCGGGGCGCCGGTGTTCATCGTGCTGGTGCGGCGGCGGGGGCTGAGCAAGGTATGA
- a CDS encoding ABC transporter substrate-binding protein codes for MTRPWRAALALAVTACLTLTACSGGAGESAGQGGASQAGYPRTIQHAMGSTVLKTQPKTVAALDTSYVDAAFALETQVVAYTKYRNYDQLPEYLGDDRGFGAGAKVVGPLESPDVEQLYDVKPDVIVSAKVRHEKYYDQFTGVAPTVFSTTTGASWKDNIRLLARVLGKESLAEQKIGAYEQRAQRIGQEITAKLGRTPTVSIVRFVEGEPTVRLYSSASYPGVVMADARLSRPAGQPDTADKISVNLSQEDIAKLDADVIFVSSYSDETKTAEDPKAKFQANPLWATLKGKIVDVPDTTWFSAVSLQGASAMLTDLANQFGVTP; via the coding sequence ATGACGAGACCGTGGCGAGCAGCACTGGCGCTGGCGGTGACCGCGTGCCTGACCCTGACCGCGTGCAGCGGCGGCGCCGGGGAATCCGCGGGGCAGGGCGGAGCGAGCCAGGCCGGCTATCCGCGCACCATCCAGCACGCGATGGGTTCGACCGTGCTGAAGACGCAGCCGAAGACCGTCGCCGCGCTCGACACCAGCTACGTGGACGCCGCGTTCGCGCTGGAAACCCAGGTCGTGGCGTACACCAAGTACCGCAACTACGACCAGCTGCCCGAATACCTCGGCGACGACCGCGGGTTCGGTGCGGGCGCCAAGGTGGTCGGCCCGCTGGAGAGCCCGGACGTCGAGCAGCTCTACGACGTCAAGCCGGACGTGATCGTCTCGGCGAAGGTGCGGCACGAGAAGTACTACGACCAGTTCACCGGGGTCGCCCCGACGGTCTTCTCGACGACGACCGGCGCGAGCTGGAAGGACAACATCCGGCTGCTCGCGCGGGTCCTCGGCAAGGAGTCCCTGGCCGAGCAGAAGATCGGCGCCTACGAGCAGCGGGCGCAGCGGATCGGCCAGGAGATCACCGCCAAGCTCGGCCGCACCCCGACGGTGTCCATCGTGCGGTTCGTCGAGGGCGAGCCGACCGTCCGGCTCTACAGCAGCGCGTCCTACCCCGGCGTGGTGATGGCCGACGCGCGGCTGTCCCGGCCGGCGGGCCAGCCGGACACGGCCGACAAGATCTCGGTGAACCTCAGCCAGGAGGACATCGCGAAGCTGGACGCGGACGTCATCTTCGTGTCGTCGTACTCGGACGAGACGAAGACGGCGGAGGACCCGAAGGCGAAGTTCCAGGCCAACCCCCTGTGGGCGACGCTGAAGGGCAAGATCGTCGATGTCCCCGACACGACGTGGTTCAGCGCCGTGAGCCTGCAGGGCGCCTCGGCGATGCTGACCGACCTGGCGAACCAGTTCGGCGTCACGCCGTGA
- a CDS encoding putative quinol monooxygenase, which produces MIFITAKFRILPKHADDWPAIARDFTLATRAEDGCLWFDWSRSVEDPTEYVLVEAFRDGEAGAAHVQSSHFETARQTLPPYLAETPRIVNFELPQDDWSELGEMAVQR; this is translated from the coding sequence ATGATTTTCATCACCGCGAAGTTCCGCATCCTGCCGAAGCACGCCGACGACTGGCCCGCGATCGCGCGGGACTTCACCCTCGCCACCCGTGCCGAGGACGGGTGCCTGTGGTTCGACTGGTCCCGCAGCGTCGAGGACCCGACGGAGTACGTGCTGGTCGAAGCGTTCCGCGACGGCGAAGCGGGTGCGGCGCACGTGCAGTCCAGCCACTTCGAGACCGCCCGGCAGACCCTGCCGCCGTACCTGGCGGAAACCCCGCGGATCGTCAACTTCGAGCTGCCCCAGGACGACTGGTCCGAGCTGGGCGAGATGGCCGTGCAGCGCTAG
- a CDS encoding TetR/AcrR family transcriptional regulator: MTSSAGRTGLRADARRNRARVLAAAREAFADEGLSVPLDEIARRAGVGAGTVYRHFPSKEMLFEAVVLDRIEWLAEQARDRLAAADPGGVFFEFFEVVAEQALLNKALCDALEASTGTPFTAAPDERGEFRAAFGALLRRAQAAGAVRADVEPDDLTALLAGYLAVRRRAPAGRPLARIIADGLRA; the protein is encoded by the coding sequence ATGACGAGTTCCGCGGGCCGCACCGGACTGCGCGCTGACGCGCGCCGCAATCGCGCGCGTGTGCTGGCCGCCGCGCGGGAGGCGTTCGCCGACGAGGGCCTGTCGGTGCCGCTCGACGAGATCGCGCGTCGTGCCGGGGTGGGCGCGGGCACGGTCTACCGGCATTTCCCCAGCAAGGAGATGCTGTTCGAGGCCGTCGTGCTCGACCGCATCGAGTGGCTCGCCGAGCAGGCACGCGACCGGCTCGCCGCAGCCGACCCGGGCGGGGTGTTCTTCGAGTTCTTCGAGGTGGTGGCCGAGCAGGCGCTGCTGAACAAGGCCCTGTGCGACGCCCTCGAGGCGAGCACCGGCACCCCGTTCACGGCGGCGCCGGACGAGCGGGGCGAGTTCCGCGCCGCGTTCGGGGCTCTGCTGCGCCGCGCACAGGCGGCCGGCGCGGTCCGGGCGGACGTCGAACCCGACGACCTGACCGCGCTGCTCGCGGGGTACCTGGCGGTGCGGCGGCGGGCCCCGGCGGGTCGTCCGCTGGCGCGGATCATCGCGGACGGTCTCCGCGCCTAG
- a CDS encoding metal-dependent hydrolase translates to MGSTHALTGWCAGLALAPAIGAGSVHQALAFAATTAGFALLPDLDHPGARASKLLGPITGMVCWLLRHASAGLYAVTKGPRDERRRGSHRHLSHTLLFALGAGAATTAGTRAGGWYVVAAVVLFALLLAADALGDWLLLVAGGGVAWWALTASAAAELSQLTGWLGIAVAAGCVTHCLGDALTEAGCPFLFPVPIAGETWYELRPPGFLRFRTGKGVEKFLIVPVFTVLAVVLVPGAWSGLVGLFAEPVVAAVR, encoded by the coding sequence ATGGGTTCCACCCACGCGCTGACCGGCTGGTGCGCCGGTCTCGCCCTCGCCCCGGCCATCGGCGCCGGCTCCGTCCACCAGGCACTCGCGTTCGCCGCGACGACCGCCGGCTTCGCGCTGCTGCCGGACCTGGACCACCCCGGTGCCCGCGCCTCGAAACTGCTCGGCCCGATCACCGGGATGGTGTGCTGGCTGCTGCGGCACGCTTCCGCGGGTCTGTACGCGGTGACGAAGGGGCCGCGGGACGAGCGGCGCCGGGGCAGTCACCGGCACCTGTCGCACACACTGCTGTTCGCGCTCGGGGCAGGCGCGGCGACGACGGCCGGCACCCGGGCGGGTGGCTGGTACGTGGTCGCCGCCGTGGTGCTGTTCGCGTTGCTGCTCGCCGCGGACGCGCTGGGGGACTGGTTGCTGCTGGTCGCGGGCGGCGGGGTGGCCTGGTGGGCGCTGACCGCGAGCGCGGCGGCGGAGCTGTCCCAGCTGACCGGCTGGCTGGGGATCGCGGTCGCGGCCGGTTGCGTCACGCATTGCCTCGGTGATGCGCTCACCGAAGCCGGCTGCCCGTTCCTGTTCCCGGTGCCGATCGCCGGCGAGACCTGGTACGAGCTGCGGCCGCCCGGGTTCCTGCGTTTCCGCACCGGCAAGGGCGTGGAGAAGTTCCTGATCGTGCCGGTGTTCACGGTGCTGGCGGTGGTGCTGGTGCCCGGCGCCTGGTCCGGGCTGGTCGGGCTGTTCGCGGAACCGGTCGTCGCGGCCGTCCGCTGA
- a CDS encoding PPOX class F420-dependent oxidoreductase, which yields MTTTTAAPSDELRAFWAERHLCLLTTLRPDGRPHVVPVGVTVDEDFTTGRVICRRGSVKARNVRVGRPALAVVSQVDGRRWSSLEGTAVIREDPESVADAENRYAARYHRRPAPNPERVVIEISISHRLGMR from the coding sequence ATGACCACGACGACGGCGGCCCCCAGTGACGAACTGCGGGCGTTCTGGGCGGAGCGGCACCTGTGCCTGCTCACCACGCTCCGCCCGGACGGCAGACCACACGTCGTGCCGGTCGGCGTCACGGTGGACGAGGACTTCACGACAGGCCGGGTGATCTGCCGCCGCGGCAGCGTCAAAGCTCGCAACGTCCGGGTCGGTCGCCCCGCACTCGCCGTGGTGAGCCAGGTCGACGGCCGCCGTTGGTCGAGTTTGGAGGGAACCGCGGTGATCCGGGAGGATCCGGAATCGGTGGCCGACGCGGAAAACCGGTACGCCGCGCGCTACCACCGCCGGCCGGCGCCGAACCCGGAGCGGGTGGTGATCGAGATCAGCATCAGCCACCGGCTGGGCATGAGGTAA
- a CDS encoding MBL fold metallo-hydrolase, producing the protein MAKMIRWSLPALLGAAVWALGEIPVSFGGRPDPERMRRSPQFHDGRFRNLAPPLVQPARARDLVGEMLFGKQQRKPTGPVPLVPPGAPADAGLHVTWFGHASSLIEIDGRKVLVDPVWGERVSPSRFAGPKRLHRPPHQLADLPELDVIIVSHDHYDHLDRPTVVRLARTQRAPFVVPLGVGAHLRRWRIPAERIIELDWDESVSVAGVEVTAAAAQHFSGRAFTRNNTLWASWIVSRAGRKVFYTADSGYFDGYRAIGAKHGPFDVALVQIGAYHPAWPDIHMTPEEGVAAHLDAGGGLLIPVHWGTFRLAMHGWSEPAERVWREAKAHDVTLAIPRPGERIDVDNPPPVDPWWQPIG; encoded by the coding sequence ATGGCGAAGATGATCCGGTGGTCCCTCCCCGCGCTGCTCGGCGCGGCGGTGTGGGCGCTGGGGGAGATCCCGGTGTCCTTCGGCGGCAGGCCCGATCCCGAACGCATGCGGCGCTCCCCGCAGTTCCACGACGGCCGGTTCCGGAACCTCGCTCCGCCGCTCGTGCAGCCCGCCCGCGCCCGCGACCTGGTCGGCGAGATGCTCTTCGGCAAGCAGCAGCGCAAGCCGACCGGGCCGGTTCCGCTGGTGCCGCCCGGCGCGCCCGCGGATGCGGGGCTGCACGTCACCTGGTTCGGCCACGCCTCGTCGCTGATCGAGATCGACGGCCGGAAGGTGCTGGTGGACCCGGTGTGGGGCGAGCGGGTGTCGCCGTCCCGGTTCGCCGGGCCGAAGCGGCTGCACCGGCCGCCGCACCAGCTGGCCGACCTGCCCGAGCTGGACGTCATCATCGTCTCGCACGACCATTACGACCACCTGGACCGGCCGACGGTGGTGCGGCTGGCCCGCACCCAGCGCGCGCCGTTCGTGGTGCCGCTCGGGGTGGGCGCGCACCTGCGCCGGTGGCGGATCCCGGCGGAGCGGATCATCGAGCTGGACTGGGACGAGTCGGTTTCGGTGGCTGGTGTCGAGGTGACGGCCGCGGCGGCGCAGCACTTCTCGGGCCGCGCGTTCACGCGGAACAACACGTTGTGGGCGTCGTGGATCGTGTCGCGAGCCGGCCGGAAGGTCTTCTACACGGCGGACTCGGGCTACTTCGACGGCTACCGCGCGATCGGTGCGAAGCACGGGCCGTTCGACGTGGCGCTCGTGCAGATCGGCGCCTACCACCCGGCGTGGCCCGACATCCACATGACACCCGAGGAGGGAGTCGCCGCCCACCTCGACGCCGGTGGCGGCTTGCTGATCCCGGTGCACTGGGGAACGTTCCGCCTCGCGATGCACGGCTGGAGCGAACCCGCCGAACGGGTCTGGCGCGAGGCCAAGGCCCACGACGTGACGCTGGCGATCCCCCGCCCCGGTGAGCGGATCGACGTGGACAACCCGCCACCGGTCGACCCCTGGTGGCAGCCGATCGGCTGA
- the cutA gene encoding divalent-cation tolerance protein CutA, whose translation MREHVIVASTTDSETTARELAVQAVEARLGACAQIVGPIVSVYRWDGEVHADPEWRVEIKTAADRVAPLVELIKRQHDYQVPEIIATPIEGGSAEYLEWLIAETRPA comes from the coding sequence ATGCGTGAACACGTGATCGTGGCCTCCACGACCGACAGCGAGACGACGGCTCGTGAGCTGGCCGTGCAGGCCGTCGAGGCGCGGCTGGGTGCCTGCGCGCAGATCGTGGGCCCGATCGTGAGCGTCTACCGCTGGGACGGCGAGGTGCACGCCGACCCCGAATGGCGGGTCGAGATCAAGACCGCGGCCGACCGGGTGGCTCCCCTGGTCGAGCTGATCAAGCGGCAGCACGACTACCAGGTCCCGGAGATCATCGCGACACCCATCGAGGGCGGCAGCGCGGAGTACCTCGAATGGCTGATCGCGGAGACCAGGCCGGCCTGA
- a CDS encoding Ppx/GppA phosphatase family protein: MKEPTRLAEQIDETGAIAEEGVCRAVDAVESALAAARLHRVEQLFLFATSAIRDAANRDEIINRIEERTGVRPQFLTGEDEARLTYSAAHRWYGWSAGRLLLLDIGGGSLEIALGRDAEPQLTLSLPLGAGRLTRMFLTDDPPTAKQVKAMRRHARDMLREVADRLRWEGVPARAVATSKTFKQLARLAGAPPQRRGPFVRRTLTVDALNTWIPRLAEMTAAERARLRGVSAPRARQILAGAIVAKATMDTLDIRKVDVCPWALREGIMLHHLQTLQVYDGLPLQAISTAVPEVSGRGVPGKPLVGLSRGA, from the coding sequence GTGAAAGAGCCCACACGGCTGGCCGAGCAGATCGACGAGACGGGCGCGATCGCGGAGGAGGGCGTGTGCCGGGCGGTGGACGCCGTGGAGTCGGCGCTCGCCGCGGCCCGGCTGCACCGGGTGGAGCAGCTGTTCCTGTTCGCGACCTCGGCGATCCGCGACGCGGCCAACCGCGACGAGATCATCAACCGGATCGAGGAACGCACCGGAGTGCGCCCGCAGTTCCTCACCGGTGAGGACGAGGCCAGGCTGACCTACTCCGCGGCGCACCGCTGGTACGGCTGGTCGGCGGGGCGCCTGCTGCTGCTCGACATCGGCGGCGGGTCGCTGGAGATCGCGCTGGGACGGGACGCCGAACCGCAGCTCACCCTGTCCCTGCCGCTCGGCGCAGGACGGCTGACGCGGATGTTCCTGACCGACGACCCGCCGACGGCCAAGCAGGTCAAGGCGATGCGCCGGCACGCACGGGACATGCTGCGCGAGGTCGCCGACCGGCTGAGATGGGAGGGTGTGCCGGCGCGTGCGGTGGCCACCTCCAAGACGTTCAAGCAGCTGGCCCGGCTGGCGGGCGCGCCGCCGCAGCGGCGCGGTCCGTTCGTGCGGCGCACGCTCACCGTCGACGCGCTCAACACGTGGATCCCCCGTCTGGCGGAGATGACGGCGGCCGAACGGGCGCGGCTGCGCGGGGTGTCCGCACCGCGCGCACGGCAGATCCTGGCGGGCGCGATCGTGGCGAAGGCGACCATGGACACGCTCGACATCCGCAAGGTCGACGTGTGCCCGTGGGCGCTGCGCGAAGGGATCATGCTGCACCACCTGCAAACCCTCCAGGTCTACGACGGGCTGCCGCTCCAGGCGATCAGCACCGCGGTGCCGGAGGTGTCGGGCCGGGGTGTCCCGGGTAAGCCCCTGGTGGGACTGAGCCGAGGAGCGTGA
- a CDS encoding thiamine pyrophosphate-requiring protein, whose translation MSETVGDYLLRRLREWDVEQVFAYPGDGINGIVAAFGKADDQPRFVQARHEEMAAFEAVGYAKFSGHVGVCMATSGPGAIHLLNGLYDAKLDHVPVVAIVGQTARSAMGGSYQQEVDLQPLFKDVASEYLVEVNVAEQLPNALDRAIRTALAKRAPTALIIPADLQEQPYTAPKHAFKQVPSSPPGFPHPVVIPPEDELARAAEVLDAGEKVAILVGQGARNAAAEVREIAELTGAGVAKALLGKDVLPDDLPYVTGSIGLLGTRPSYEMMRDCDTLLIVGSNFPYSQFLPEFGQARAVQIDIDGSMIGMRYPTEVNLVGEAKGTLRALMPMVQRKDDRRWREKIEKNVASWWDTVEQQAMVDADPVNPMRVVHELSKRIPEDAIVTADSGSSTNWYARNLRIRGRMRGSLSGTLATMGPGVPYAIGAKFACPDRPVIALVGDGAMQMNGMAELLTIRRYRHLWSDPRLVVCVFHNNDLNQVTWELRSMGGAPKFEESQSLPEFSYAEFARSLGFEAAAVDEPDQLGPAWERALSADRPALLDVRCDPEVPPIPPHATFEQIKSTTEAMLKGDRDAWHILVEGLKTKAQELLPNR comes from the coding sequence ATGTCGGAGACGGTCGGCGACTACCTGCTGCGGCGCCTGCGGGAATGGGATGTGGAGCAGGTTTTCGCCTACCCGGGCGACGGGATCAACGGGATCGTCGCCGCGTTCGGCAAGGCGGACGACCAGCCCCGGTTCGTGCAGGCCCGTCATGAGGAGATGGCCGCGTTCGAGGCGGTGGGGTACGCCAAGTTCAGCGGGCACGTCGGGGTGTGCATGGCGACCTCGGGGCCGGGCGCCATCCATCTGCTCAACGGGCTCTACGACGCCAAGCTCGACCACGTCCCGGTGGTGGCGATCGTGGGGCAGACCGCGCGCAGCGCCATGGGCGGCAGCTACCAGCAGGAAGTCGACCTGCAGCCGTTGTTCAAGGACGTCGCGAGCGAGTACCTGGTCGAGGTCAACGTCGCCGAGCAGCTGCCCAACGCACTGGACCGGGCGATCCGCACGGCCCTGGCGAAACGGGCGCCGACCGCGCTGATCATCCCGGCGGATCTGCAGGAGCAGCCGTACACGGCGCCGAAGCACGCGTTCAAGCAGGTGCCCTCCAGCCCGCCCGGGTTCCCGCATCCGGTGGTGATCCCGCCGGAGGACGAGCTCGCGCGCGCGGCCGAGGTGCTGGATGCCGGGGAGAAGGTGGCGATCCTGGTCGGCCAGGGTGCGCGCAACGCCGCCGCCGAGGTCCGGGAGATCGCGGAGCTGACCGGCGCCGGAGTGGCGAAGGCGTTGCTGGGCAAGGACGTCCTGCCCGACGACCTGCCCTACGTCACCGGCTCGATCGGGCTGCTCGGCACCCGGCCGAGCTACGAGATGATGCGCGACTGCGACACGCTGCTGATCGTCGGTTCGAACTTCCCGTACAGCCAGTTCCTGCCCGAGTTCGGCCAGGCCCGCGCCGTCCAGATCGACATCGACGGCAGCATGATCGGCATGCGGTACCCGACCGAGGTGAACCTGGTCGGCGAGGCGAAGGGCACGCTGCGGGCGCTGATGCCGATGGTGCAGCGCAAGGACGACCGCCGGTGGCGGGAGAAGATCGAGAAGAACGTCGCGTCCTGGTGGGACACCGTCGAGCAGCAGGCGATGGTCGACGCGGACCCGGTGAACCCGATGCGGGTGGTGCACGAGCTGTCGAAGCGGATTCCCGAGGACGCGATCGTCACGGCCGACTCGGGGTCGTCGACCAACTGGTACGCGCGCAACCTCCGCATCCGCGGGCGGATGCGGGGCTCACTGTCCGGCACGCTCGCCACGATGGGGCCGGGTGTGCCGTACGCGATCGGGGCGAAGTTCGCCTGCCCGGACCGGCCGGTGATCGCGCTGGTCGGCGACGGCGCGATGCAGATGAACGGCATGGCCGAGCTGCTCACGATCCGCCGCTACCGGCACCTGTGGTCGGATCCGCGGCTGGTGGTGTGCGTGTTCCACAACAACGACCTCAACCAGGTCACCTGGGAGCTGCGGTCGATGGGCGGCGCCCCGAAGTTCGAGGAGTCGCAGTCATTGCCCGAGTTCTCCTACGCCGAATTCGCCCGGTCGCTGGGGTTCGAGGCGGCCGCGGTCGACGAGCCGGACCAGCTCGGCCCGGCGTGGGAGCGGGCGCTGTCGGCGGACCGGCCCGCGCTGCTGGACGTCCGCTGTGATCCGGAGGTGCCGCCGATCCCGCCGCACGCCACGTTCGAGCAGATCAAGTCGACCACCGAGGCGATGCTCAAGGGCGACCGCGACGCGTGGCACATCCTGGTCGAGGGGCTGAAGACCAAGGCGCAGGAGCTGCTGCCCAACCGCTGA
- a CDS encoding CaiB/BaiF CoA transferase family protein — protein sequence MTDRTGALSGVVIADFSRVLAAPYATMLLADLGAEVIKVERPGSGDDTRAWGPPHADGEAVYFRSVNRNKRSIALDLTDPDDLATAKELAARADVLVENFRPGTMARYGLGYDDLAPANPGLVYCSISGFGSGAGADLPGYDLLLQAVGGLMSVTGPAPGEPTKVGVALVDVLTGLHAAVGILSALRHRDATGEGQLVEISLLGALLSSMVNQSANHVMAGVVPGIMGNRHPSIAPYEVFQAADRPIVIAVGNDRQFAAFTAALGVPDLAADERFTTNERRVAHVAELADLLGTRLRARPADEWFELLTPLGVPCGPVNDLAEAFQLADRLGLEPRVPLGGLDVVRNPIGLAKTPPAYRQAPPRLGEHTDEIRSWLNDGA from the coding sequence GTGACCGATCGAACCGGGGCGCTGTCCGGCGTCGTCATCGCCGACTTCAGCCGGGTGCTCGCCGCGCCCTACGCGACCATGCTGCTCGCCGACCTCGGCGCCGAAGTGATCAAGGTCGAGCGGCCGGGCAGCGGGGACGACACCCGCGCCTGGGGCCCGCCGCACGCCGACGGCGAGGCCGTCTACTTCCGGTCGGTCAACCGCAACAAGCGCTCGATCGCCCTCGACCTCACCGATCCGGACGACCTGGCCACGGCGAAGGAGCTCGCCGCGCGCGCCGATGTGCTGGTCGAGAACTTCCGCCCGGGCACCATGGCGCGCTACGGCCTCGGCTACGACGACCTCGCCCCGGCGAACCCCGGCCTGGTGTACTGCTCGATCTCCGGGTTCGGCAGCGGCGCCGGCGCGGACCTGCCTGGCTACGACCTGCTGCTGCAGGCCGTGGGCGGGCTGATGAGCGTCACCGGGCCGGCTCCGGGCGAGCCGACCAAGGTCGGGGTCGCGCTGGTCGACGTGCTGACCGGGCTGCACGCGGCCGTCGGCATCCTGTCCGCGCTGCGGCACCGCGACGCGACCGGCGAGGGCCAGCTGGTGGAGATCAGCCTGCTCGGCGCGCTGCTGTCCAGCATGGTCAACCAGAGCGCGAACCACGTGATGGCGGGCGTGGTCCCCGGCATCATGGGCAACCGGCACCCGTCCATCGCGCCGTACGAGGTGTTCCAGGCCGCCGACCGGCCGATCGTCATCGCGGTCGGCAACGACCGGCAGTTCGCGGCGTTCACCGCGGCGCTCGGCGTGCCGGACCTGGCGGCCGACGAGCGGTTCACCACCAACGAGCGGCGGGTCGCGCACGTCGCGGAGCTCGCCGATCTCCTGGGCACCCGGCTGCGGGCCCGGCCCGCCGACGAGTGGTTCGAGCTGCTCACGCCCCTGGGCGTGCCGTGCGGACCGGTGAACGACCTCGCCGAAGCCTTCCAGCTCGCCGACCGGCTCGGGCTCGAGCCACGCGTCCCGCTCGGCGGGCTGGACGTCGTGCGCAACCCGATCGGGCTGGCGAAGACACCGCCGGCCTACCGCCAGGCGCCGCCCCGGCTCGGCGAGCACACCGACGAGATCCGAAGCTGGCTCAACGACGGCGCCTAG